One Lentibacillus cibarius DNA window includes the following coding sequences:
- a CDS encoding YneF family protein, with product MNVIWVVLIAIAALIAGVALGFFIARKYMMNYLKKNPPINEQMLRTLMMQMGQKPSQKKINQMMRQMNNQYDKK from the coding sequence ATGAACGTAATTTGGGTTGTTTTAATTGCCATCGCTGCATTGATAGCGGGGGTTGCGCTCGGGTTTTTTATTGCCAGAAAATATATGATGAACTATTTGAAGAAGAACCCACCAATTAATGAACAAATGCTTCGAACACTTATGATGCAAATGGGACAGAAACCGTCGCAAAAGAAGATTAATCAAATGATGCGTCAAATGAATAATCAGTACGACAAAAAATGA
- the tkt gene encoding transketolase, whose translation MKTTMERGITLSQHTEQLSINTIRTLAIDAIENANSGHPGLPMGAAPMAYTLWTDFMTHNPKNSKWFNRDRFVLSAGHGSMLLYGLLHLSGYNVTIDDLKSFRQWGSITPGHPEVHHTDGVEATTGPLGQGIAMSVGMAMAEAHLAATYNKQDLSIINHHTYALVSDGDLMEGISHEAASLAGHLGLGKLIALYDSNDISLDGELNRAFSDNTEERFKAYGWQVLRVDDGNNLNEIRRAIKEAKENTQQPTLIEVKTVIGYGSPNKSASAASHGAPLGEDEVKLTKEHYEWQHDDFDVPDEVYQDFLEKAGKKGTEAEENWNRLFENYKEKYPELGAELENAINGELPDNWADNLPVYSPEDDTKATRATSGEVLNEISKSVPYLFGGSADLAGSNKTTVKGEQDFSRENYAGKNIWFGVRELAMAAAANGMALHGGIKPYAGTFFVFSDYLRPALRLSAIMNNPVTYVFTHDSIAVGEDGPTHEPIEQLPSLRAMSGLSLIRPADGNEVQAAWRLAMESNNQPTALVLTRQGVPVLEGTKEHAYEGVRRGAYTVSASDKDTPDALLLATGSEVQLAVKAKEELKEKNIDVSVVSMPSWDRFNKQDDDYKKRVLPPEVKKRLAIEMASPFGWERYTGDQGDILAIDQFGASAKGAKVVEEYGFTVNNVVKRVEALLN comes from the coding sequence TCGCAGCACACTGAGCAGCTATCAATCAACACTATCCGCACGTTGGCAATTGATGCGATAGAAAACGCAAATTCCGGTCATCCCGGTCTCCCAATGGGAGCGGCACCAATGGCATACACATTATGGACAGATTTTATGACGCACAACCCTAAAAACTCCAAATGGTTTAACCGGGATCGTTTTGTCCTGTCCGCCGGTCATGGCTCTATGTTATTGTATGGACTCTTGCATCTGTCCGGTTATAATGTAACGATTGATGATTTGAAATCTTTCCGTCAGTGGGGATCCATTACCCCTGGGCACCCAGAAGTGCATCATACTGATGGGGTTGAAGCCACCACCGGCCCTCTTGGACAAGGGATTGCTATGTCAGTTGGAATGGCGATGGCCGAGGCACATCTGGCAGCAACATACAATAAACAGGACTTATCCATCATCAATCATCATACATATGCGCTTGTTAGTGACGGAGATCTTATGGAAGGTATTTCTCATGAGGCGGCCTCACTGGCAGGTCATCTTGGTCTTGGAAAATTGATTGCATTGTATGATTCCAATGATATTTCACTGGACGGAGAATTAAACCGCGCTTTCTCCGATAACACCGAAGAACGATTTAAAGCTTATGGTTGGCAAGTCCTCCGTGTTGATGACGGAAATAATTTGAATGAAATTCGTCGTGCAATTAAAGAGGCTAAAGAGAATACACAGCAGCCAACACTAATTGAAGTAAAGACCGTCATCGGTTACGGTTCACCAAACAAATCCGCATCTGCAGCATCACACGGAGCCCCACTTGGTGAAGATGAAGTGAAATTAACGAAAGAACATTATGAGTGGCAACATGATGATTTCGATGTTCCGGATGAAGTTTACCAGGACTTTTTGGAAAAGGCAGGCAAAAAAGGTACTGAAGCTGAAGAGAATTGGAATCGTTTGTTTGAGAACTACAAGGAGAAATACCCTGAGCTCGGGGCTGAACTAGAGAACGCTATCAACGGGGAACTACCGGATAATTGGGCTGATAACCTCCCTGTGTACAGTCCGGAAGACGATACAAAGGCAACACGCGCCACATCCGGTGAAGTGCTTAACGAAATTTCTAAGTCGGTTCCATACCTCTTTGGCGGAAGTGCGGACCTGGCAGGATCCAATAAAACAACGGTCAAAGGTGAACAAGATTTCTCCCGTGAAAACTATGCAGGCAAAAATATTTGGTTTGGTGTTCGTGAATTAGCCATGGCTGCTGCAGCTAACGGAATGGCACTCCATGGTGGGATAAAACCTTATGCCGGTACATTCTTCGTATTCAGTGATTATCTGCGTCCGGCACTGCGTCTTTCAGCCATTATGAATAACCCTGTCACATATGTTTTTACACATGATTCCATTGCAGTTGGGGAAGATGGTCCAACACATGAACCAATTGAGCAATTGCCATCACTTAGGGCAATGTCTGGTCTATCTCTTATTCGTCCTGCAGATGGTAATGAAGTACAAGCGGCATGGAGATTGGCGATGGAGTCAAACAATCAACCAACTGCGCTTGTACTAACAAGACAAGGTGTCCCTGTGCTGGAAGGAACAAAAGAGCATGCATACGAAGGCGTCAGAAGGGGTGCTTATACAGTCAGTGCATCTGATAAAGATACTCCGGACGCGCTTCTACTTGCCACAGGTTCAGAAGTGCAGCTAGCTGTCAAAGCGAAGGAAGAATTAAAAGAGAAAAATATTGATGTAAGCGTCGTAAGCATGCCTTCCTGGGATAGGTTTAATAAACAGGATGACGACTATAAAAAACGTGTTCTTCCTCCTGAGGTGAAGAAGCGACTTGCAATTGAAATGGCTTCTCCATTTGGATGGGAAAGATATACAGGTGACCAGGGTGATATATTAGCTATTGATCAATTCGGAGCATCTGCTAAAGGTGCAAAAGTAGTTGAGGAATACGGTTTTACAGTTAACAATGTCGTCAAGCGCGTCGAGGCACTTCTAAATTAA
- the sirA gene encoding sporulation inhibitor of replication protein SirA yields the protein MLNHYSIYWIKEEFAQFFYYRSEILCRFIKSYEHNQSREDLVKQFGYITLEFPQTSLIAHIMDYLPHNMSMQKKGDLLKIYDGNRYISLHMEEKRINFRSDIIHDAEEILFPALRSFHPYLFVVGNDTEDFGWISPVRQVTKRDKLGQALYSCL from the coding sequence ATGTTGAATCATTACTCTATTTACTGGATTAAAGAAGAATTTGCGCAATTCTTTTATTACAGAAGTGAAATATTATGCCGATTTATCAAAAGTTATGAACATAATCAGAGCAGGGAGGATCTCGTCAAGCAATTCGGGTATATTACATTGGAATTTCCTCAGACTTCATTAATTGCACATATTATGGATTACCTTCCACATAACATGAGCATGCAAAAAAAAGGTGATTTATTGAAAATTTATGATGGTAATCGGTATATTTCTTTACATATGGAGGAAAAACGTATAAACTTTCGAAGTGACATCATTCATGACGCTGAGGAAATACTTTTTCCTGCGTTGCGGTCATTTCATCCGTATTTATTTGTAGTGGGGAACGATACTGAGGACTTTGGGTGGATTTCCCCGGTCCGTCAGGTAACAAAAAGGGACAAGCTTGGACAAGCATTGTATTCCTGTCTTTGA
- a CDS encoding cytochrome c biogenesis CcdA family protein produces MTEEINIFIAFGAGLLSFVSPCVLPLYPAFLSYITGMSVNEIKDENKMLNRKSLLHTLFFLLGFSLVFIMLGFGSSFISEFLEANRDVIRQIGAVVIVFFGLVIVGVFNFEFLMKDRKVTFKNRPTGFVGTFLIGLSFSLGWTPCMGPILMVVISLAATNPDLGMVMMISYILGFSVPFFILSFFIGKLKWIKRNSSRITKIGGYIMIFMGIALFFDWLTDLSSLLASLFGFSGF; encoded by the coding sequence ATGACTGAAGAAATAAATATATTCATTGCATTCGGCGCCGGCTTGTTATCATTCGTCTCTCCGTGTGTATTGCCATTGTATCCGGCGTTTTTGTCATATATTACCGGGATGAGTGTTAATGAAATTAAAGATGAGAACAAAATGCTAAATCGCAAAAGTTTATTGCACACACTATTCTTTTTGCTTGGATTTTCATTGGTTTTTATCATGCTCGGCTTTGGGTCTTCGTTTATATCTGAATTTCTTGAAGCAAACCGTGATGTAATTAGGCAGATTGGGGCTGTTGTCATAGTTTTCTTCGGCCTTGTGATTGTAGGGGTGTTCAACTTTGAATTCCTTATGAAAGACAGGAAAGTAACGTTCAAAAATCGGCCAACTGGTTTTGTTGGAACATTTTTGATTGGACTGTCGTTTTCATTGGGTTGGACACCATGTATGGGTCCTATTTTAATGGTTGTTATTTCGCTTGCTGCTACAAATCCGGACCTGGGTATGGTAATGATGATAAGTTATATTTTAGGATTTTCCGTTCCTTTCTTTATTCTTTCTTTCTTTATCGGAAAGCTAAAATGGATTAAACGGAATAGTTCGCGAATCACGAAAATAGGCGGTTATATCATGATTTTCATGGGGATTGCATTATTCTTCGATTGGCTCACCGATCTATCGTCATTGTTGGCTAGCCTATTTGGTTTTTCGGGTTTTTAG